In a single window of the Bactrocera dorsalis isolate Fly_Bdor chromosome 2, ASM2337382v1, whole genome shotgun sequence genome:
- the LOC105221899 gene encoding uncharacterized protein LOC105221899 isoform X1 has product MLAENVPLAVLVLLGCWAGCCRADTGLPLIQISHDEDLGEDYPEMREEVHLEDFFWTGSGDGPPDYLKKVHTGISKGKDVIVKTETVVATVYVDGNNEIDIPICLDCPPDDGGGTWGVGAMPPLNYSATDRRYWLLTVMSGFYSQKDNPLLEEKLARLYRLAFTRQQSKHLGINGAQQIAGIAVSAGRNRRGQHEADVHTLELTTPKDLDDDAEMLDMIGGATPANTHPIQPKRKANRDTEWETSSEEIEKNFSLTTTTVSDEITTTTTSYTEATREKVASTTQSPHMTIVPWELIQEDAKSEKLQAAAALLDTQASLVPLQPQTPLLRNAQVRVVIHNITRITEDEVQKGIHSIGSYDEDINEKIDERPIANQTELIYSVFVNGRPVLAVTAANDMKLVSETEASNVIGQEVYMKSERMQTYLREPQATPLAPAIRSGQSGFIDSIQNNTALVVVTSLAILLLLLLLIALLLMGRSRVREKQRLEEQRTTSRNELLAELQSGRGASTETGLDTGRTTTHSRDIGVQNFSFEHDGTHHAREPRINFPSPPAEREYRRDSLSSSDNTSDSSVYCPINPPAPDVQRILDDKAAALFDKHRRRHAQHDYDQAEGHENAVYTTVITEKKHDKTRRKNKRRYLSENRVGSLETSPRTHHAAQSSGDEVISGSLDEEQLSPTYANFERNEAFNPHNNYHRNKLLHQKSVFGDKIDVEQLPTVEAVNKEVIRTLQPTERSSDTGSIGSFLSMASVKAFPKSSLPQPLNRVLDPVFVTYYDNVEDPAAKKQTAQTRPLRRQQSRHDALDATAIATIESFPTPKAPSQTNLGASQSDNPDPGVVGPVVWERHKKRMKEAADNDDADDMLMGYDDRFGNNPGAIRVHYEDLLESAIHMYSSQEDLPMPLPTRDFVNKRKPTKWENRGSSAGVSSFAARLNTTDVRPATAQPLKTAKSNNSTQPPSPASGAWGGSLYGSHSPLSRPLSAGPYQRSETFQVVGPPKSATNRSDVSAEPLIEAIKSELRRFKDDKH; this is encoded by the exons ATGAAGATTTGGGCGAGGACTATCCAGAAATGCGCGAGGAAGTACACCTTGAGGACTTCTTTTGGACTGGTTCAGGGGATGGTCCACCTGACTATCTAAAGAAAGTGCACACTGGCATCAGTAAGGGCAAAGACGTGATTGTCAAAACGGAGACCGTTGTTGCGACAGTTTATGTGGACGGGAATAAT GAAATTGATATACCGATATGCTTGGATTGTCCGCCAGACGATGGCGGCGGTACTTGGGGTGTTGGCGCGATGCCACCACTTAATTACTCAGCGACAGATCGCAGATATTGGCTGCTCACAGTGATGTCGGGATTCTATTCGCAAAAAGATAATCCGCTCTTGGAGGAGAAGTTGGCGCGATTATATCGATTGGCTTTTACGAG GCAACAGTCGAAACATTTAGGCATCAATGGTGCACAGCAGATTGCAGGAATCGCGGTATCGGCTGGGAGAAATAGGCGTGGTCAACATGAAGCCGACGTACATACATTAGAGCTCACGACGCCTAAAG ATCTCGACGACGACGCCGAAATGCTTGACATGATCGGTGGTGCTACACCAGCCAACACTCACCCCATTCAGCCGAAACGTAAAGCAAACAGAGATACTGAGTGGGAAACGTCTTCGGAGGAAATCGAAAAGAATTTCTCTCTTACAACCACGACCGTTTCCGATGAAATTACCACGACCACAACTTCGTATACGGAAGCAACACGCGAAAAAGTCGCAAGCACCACACAATCGCCACACATGACTATAGTGCCTTGGGAGTTGATACAGGAGGATGCAAAATCAGAGAAACTCCAAGCGGCAGCGGCACTCTTGGACACACAAGCTTCACTGGTACCGTTACAACCGCAGACTCCATTGCTGCGTAATGCACAAGTACGTGTGGTTATCCATAATATCACACGGATTACTGAGGACGAAGTGCAGAAGGGCATACACAGCATTGGCTCGTATGATGAAGATATTAATGAGAAGAT CGATGAACGTCCCATTGCAAATCAAACTGAGCTCATCTACTCCGTATTCGTCAACGGTCGTCCGGTGTTGGCGGTAACGGCAGCCAACGATATGAAACTGGTGTCTGAAACAGAAGCGTCGAATGTCATTGGGCAGGAGGTCTACATGAAGTCCGAACGTATGCAAA CTTATTTGCGCGAGCCACAGGCTACACCATTAGCGCCTGCCATACGTAGCGGTCAGTCGGGTTTCATAGACTCCATACAGAACAATACCGCCTTGGTGGTGGTCACTTCGCTTGCGATCTtactgctgttgcttttgctcATCGCATTGCTGTTAATGGGTCGATCGCGTGTGCGTGAGAAACAGCGGTTAGAGGAACAAAG AACGACCAGCCGGAATGAGCTCTTAGCTGAACTGCAATCTGGGCGCGGCGCTTCCACAGAAACCGGCTTAGATACCGGTCGTACTACAACGCACTCTCGTGACATTGGCGTACAGAACTTCTCATTCGAGCACGATGGCACACATCATGCACGCGAACCACGAATTAACTTCCCAAGTCCACCGGCAGAACGTGAATACCGTCGCGATTCACTTAGTTCATCGGACAATACATCTGACTCTTCAGTTTATTGTCCTATTAATCCGCCAGCGCCGGATGTTCAACGTATACTTGATGATAAGGCTGCGGCTTTATTCGATAAACATCGTCGCAGGCATGCGCAACATGATTACGATCAGGCAGAGGGGCATGAGAATGCTGTATATACTACTGTCATTACGGAGAAAAAGCATGACAAGACACGCCGCAAAAATAAGCGACGTTATCTCTCTGAGAATCGCGTAGGTTCTCTAGAGACCAGTCCACGCACACACCATGCAGCGCAGTCTTCGGGTGATGAGGTTATTAGTGGCTCTTTGGATGAGGAACAATTGAGTCCCACATATGCGAATTTTGAAAGGAATGAGGCATTTAATCCGCACAACAATTATCATCGCAACAAACTTTTACATCAGAAGAGCGTGTTCGGCGATAAGATTGATGTGGAGCAACTACCGACCGTAGAAGCTGTGAATAAGGAGGTCATACGCACATTACAGCCCACGGAAAGGTCTTCCGATACAGGCAGTATTGGTTCATTCTTATCGATGGCCTCTGTGAAAGCTTTTCCGAAAAGTTCACTGCCCCAGCCATTGAATCGGGTGTTAGATCCAGTTTTTGTCACATACTACGACAATGTTGAGGACCCTGCTGCAAAGAAACAAACCGCGCAAACACGTCCGTTGCGTAGACAGCAGAGCCGACACGATGCTTTGGATGCAACGGCCATAGCGACTATAGAAAGTTTCCCCACACCAAAGGCGCCATCACAAACCAATTTGGGCGCTTCGCAGAGTGACAACCCAGATCCGGGTGTTGTTGGCCCTGTAGTTTGGGAACGGCATAAGAAACGAATGAAAGAGGCGGCGGATAACGATGATGCGG ACGACATGCTAATGGGGTATGACGATAGGTTTGGCAATAATCCGGGAGCAATAAGAGTTCATTATGAAGATCTACTAGAAAGCGCCATACACATGTATTCCAGTCAAGAAGACTTGCCGATGCCTCTGCCAACACGAGACTTCGTAAATAAACGTAAACCTACAAAATGGGAAAATCGCGGCTCATCGGCGGGCGTATCCAG CTTTGCCGCACGCCTTAATACTACCGATGTCCGTCCAGCCACTGCCCAACCATTGAAAACAGCAAAATCCAACAACTCAACGCAACCACCTTCACCTGCCAGCGGCGCTTGGGGTGGTAGTCTTTACGGTTCACATTCTCCACTAAGTCGACCATTGAGTGCTGGACCCTATCAGCGCTCGGAAACGTTTCAGGTGGTTGGTCCACCCAAATCGGCAACAAATCGGTCTGATGTCTCAGCGGAGCCACTTATAGAGGCAATCAAAAGCGAATTACGACGATTTAAGGATGATAAGCATTAG
- the LOC105221899 gene encoding uncharacterized protein LOC105221899 isoform X2, which yields MLAENVPLAVLVLLGCWAGCCRADTGLPLIQISHDEDLGEDYPEMREEVHLEDFFWTGSGDGPPDYLKKVHTGISKGKDVIVKTETVVATVYVDGNNEIDIPICLDCPPDDGGGTWGVGAMPPLNYSATDRRYWLLTVMSGFYSQKDNPLLEEKLARLYRLAFTRQQSKHLGINGAQQIAGIAVSAGRNRRGQHEADVHTLELTTPKDLDDDAEMLDMIGGATPANTHPIQPKRKANRDTEWETSSEEIEKNFSLTTTTVSDEITTTTTSYTEATREKVASTTQSPHMTIVPWELIQEDAKSEKLQAAAALLDTQASLVPLQPQTPLLRNAQVRVVIHNITRITEDEVQKGIHSIGSYDEDINEKIDERPIANQTELIYSVFVNGRPVLAVTAANDMKLVSETEASNVIGQEVYMKSEPYLREPQATPLAPAIRSGQSGFIDSIQNNTALVVVTSLAILLLLLLLIALLLMGRSRVREKQRLEEQRTTSRNELLAELQSGRGASTETGLDTGRTTTHSRDIGVQNFSFEHDGTHHAREPRINFPSPPAEREYRRDSLSSSDNTSDSSVYCPINPPAPDVQRILDDKAAALFDKHRRRHAQHDYDQAEGHENAVYTTVITEKKHDKTRRKNKRRYLSENRVGSLETSPRTHHAAQSSGDEVISGSLDEEQLSPTYANFERNEAFNPHNNYHRNKLLHQKSVFGDKIDVEQLPTVEAVNKEVIRTLQPTERSSDTGSIGSFLSMASVKAFPKSSLPQPLNRVLDPVFVTYYDNVEDPAAKKQTAQTRPLRRQQSRHDALDATAIATIESFPTPKAPSQTNLGASQSDNPDPGVVGPVVWERHKKRMKEAADNDDADDMLMGYDDRFGNNPGAIRVHYEDLLESAIHMYSSQEDLPMPLPTRDFVNKRKPTKWENRGSSAGVSSFAARLNTTDVRPATAQPLKTAKSNNSTQPPSPASGAWGGSLYGSHSPLSRPLSAGPYQRSETFQVVGPPKSATNRSDVSAEPLIEAIKSELRRFKDDKH from the exons ATGAAGATTTGGGCGAGGACTATCCAGAAATGCGCGAGGAAGTACACCTTGAGGACTTCTTTTGGACTGGTTCAGGGGATGGTCCACCTGACTATCTAAAGAAAGTGCACACTGGCATCAGTAAGGGCAAAGACGTGATTGTCAAAACGGAGACCGTTGTTGCGACAGTTTATGTGGACGGGAATAAT GAAATTGATATACCGATATGCTTGGATTGTCCGCCAGACGATGGCGGCGGTACTTGGGGTGTTGGCGCGATGCCACCACTTAATTACTCAGCGACAGATCGCAGATATTGGCTGCTCACAGTGATGTCGGGATTCTATTCGCAAAAAGATAATCCGCTCTTGGAGGAGAAGTTGGCGCGATTATATCGATTGGCTTTTACGAG GCAACAGTCGAAACATTTAGGCATCAATGGTGCACAGCAGATTGCAGGAATCGCGGTATCGGCTGGGAGAAATAGGCGTGGTCAACATGAAGCCGACGTACATACATTAGAGCTCACGACGCCTAAAG ATCTCGACGACGACGCCGAAATGCTTGACATGATCGGTGGTGCTACACCAGCCAACACTCACCCCATTCAGCCGAAACGTAAAGCAAACAGAGATACTGAGTGGGAAACGTCTTCGGAGGAAATCGAAAAGAATTTCTCTCTTACAACCACGACCGTTTCCGATGAAATTACCACGACCACAACTTCGTATACGGAAGCAACACGCGAAAAAGTCGCAAGCACCACACAATCGCCACACATGACTATAGTGCCTTGGGAGTTGATACAGGAGGATGCAAAATCAGAGAAACTCCAAGCGGCAGCGGCACTCTTGGACACACAAGCTTCACTGGTACCGTTACAACCGCAGACTCCATTGCTGCGTAATGCACAAGTACGTGTGGTTATCCATAATATCACACGGATTACTGAGGACGAAGTGCAGAAGGGCATACACAGCATTGGCTCGTATGATGAAGATATTAATGAGAAGAT CGATGAACGTCCCATTGCAAATCAAACTGAGCTCATCTACTCCGTATTCGTCAACGGTCGTCCGGTGTTGGCGGTAACGGCAGCCAACGATATGAAACTGGTGTCTGAAACAGAAGCGTCGAATGTCATTGGGCAGGAGGTCTACATGAAGTCCGAAC CTTATTTGCGCGAGCCACAGGCTACACCATTAGCGCCTGCCATACGTAGCGGTCAGTCGGGTTTCATAGACTCCATACAGAACAATACCGCCTTGGTGGTGGTCACTTCGCTTGCGATCTtactgctgttgcttttgctcATCGCATTGCTGTTAATGGGTCGATCGCGTGTGCGTGAGAAACAGCGGTTAGAGGAACAAAG AACGACCAGCCGGAATGAGCTCTTAGCTGAACTGCAATCTGGGCGCGGCGCTTCCACAGAAACCGGCTTAGATACCGGTCGTACTACAACGCACTCTCGTGACATTGGCGTACAGAACTTCTCATTCGAGCACGATGGCACACATCATGCACGCGAACCACGAATTAACTTCCCAAGTCCACCGGCAGAACGTGAATACCGTCGCGATTCACTTAGTTCATCGGACAATACATCTGACTCTTCAGTTTATTGTCCTATTAATCCGCCAGCGCCGGATGTTCAACGTATACTTGATGATAAGGCTGCGGCTTTATTCGATAAACATCGTCGCAGGCATGCGCAACATGATTACGATCAGGCAGAGGGGCATGAGAATGCTGTATATACTACTGTCATTACGGAGAAAAAGCATGACAAGACACGCCGCAAAAATAAGCGACGTTATCTCTCTGAGAATCGCGTAGGTTCTCTAGAGACCAGTCCACGCACACACCATGCAGCGCAGTCTTCGGGTGATGAGGTTATTAGTGGCTCTTTGGATGAGGAACAATTGAGTCCCACATATGCGAATTTTGAAAGGAATGAGGCATTTAATCCGCACAACAATTATCATCGCAACAAACTTTTACATCAGAAGAGCGTGTTCGGCGATAAGATTGATGTGGAGCAACTACCGACCGTAGAAGCTGTGAATAAGGAGGTCATACGCACATTACAGCCCACGGAAAGGTCTTCCGATACAGGCAGTATTGGTTCATTCTTATCGATGGCCTCTGTGAAAGCTTTTCCGAAAAGTTCACTGCCCCAGCCATTGAATCGGGTGTTAGATCCAGTTTTTGTCACATACTACGACAATGTTGAGGACCCTGCTGCAAAGAAACAAACCGCGCAAACACGTCCGTTGCGTAGACAGCAGAGCCGACACGATGCTTTGGATGCAACGGCCATAGCGACTATAGAAAGTTTCCCCACACCAAAGGCGCCATCACAAACCAATTTGGGCGCTTCGCAGAGTGACAACCCAGATCCGGGTGTTGTTGGCCCTGTAGTTTGGGAACGGCATAAGAAACGAATGAAAGAGGCGGCGGATAACGATGATGCGG ACGACATGCTAATGGGGTATGACGATAGGTTTGGCAATAATCCGGGAGCAATAAGAGTTCATTATGAAGATCTACTAGAAAGCGCCATACACATGTATTCCAGTCAAGAAGACTTGCCGATGCCTCTGCCAACACGAGACTTCGTAAATAAACGTAAACCTACAAAATGGGAAAATCGCGGCTCATCGGCGGGCGTATCCAG CTTTGCCGCACGCCTTAATACTACCGATGTCCGTCCAGCCACTGCCCAACCATTGAAAACAGCAAAATCCAACAACTCAACGCAACCACCTTCACCTGCCAGCGGCGCTTGGGGTGGTAGTCTTTACGGTTCACATTCTCCACTAAGTCGACCATTGAGTGCTGGACCCTATCAGCGCTCGGAAACGTTTCAGGTGGTTGGTCCACCCAAATCGGCAACAAATCGGTCTGATGTCTCAGCGGAGCCACTTATAGAGGCAATCAAAAGCGAATTACGACGATTTAAGGATGATAAGCATTAG